A window of the Penaeus monodon isolate SGIC_2016 chromosome 11, NSTDA_Pmon_1, whole genome shotgun sequence genome harbors these coding sequences:
- the LOC119578490 gene encoding collagen alpha-2(I) chain-like, whose translation MGGGATQPPEGAAPAAPSPSPSPASAMSRSWPPALTASPGVLMVVGGGGGAEPPSLPPPDGGVAGGEAPAGWWQEWANDSADDNSSLVFGGNLSLHHGGGEEGDDALSAQLAASAVTALILGVMILATIVGE comes from the coding sequence ATGGGCGGCGGCGCGACACAGCCGCCCGAAGGAGCAGCACCCGCAgcgccgtcgccgtcgccgtcgcctGCGAGCGCCATGAGCCGCAGCTGGCCGCCCGCGCTCACCGCCTCCCCCGGGGTGCTGATGGTGgtgggcggcggcgggggcgcggagcctccctccctcccgccgcccGACGGGGGCGTGGCAGGGGGGGAGGCCCCGGCGGGCTGGTGGCAGGAGTGGGCCAACGACTCCGCCGATGACAACTCGAGCCTCGTGTTCGGGGGCAACCTGAGCCTGCACCacgggggcggggaggagggggacgacgCCCTCTCCGCGCAGCTGGCCGCCTCCGCCGTCACCGCCCTCATCCTCGGCGTCATGATCCTCGCCACCATTGTGGGTGAGTAG